A genomic window from Salvia hispanica cultivar TCC Black 2014 chromosome 5, UniMelb_Shisp_WGS_1.0, whole genome shotgun sequence includes:
- the LOC125186176 gene encoding light-inducible protein CPRF2-like — MDDDSFFSVDDGLWWPPVFLQDDADFEQLPGMNRSSSEWAFQQYLQEATSPDHVITTLPADDVVQINANHHQPPPPPPLNIPTDQRELLKSRLELACASVVALSWAPKGKAPESNAAADVGSQVSNKANGRDSSKTQVKDFSETVGVQPVLSVAQVRSTLSGSSRDQPDDDGRETEATQNMDPADAKRMRRLISNRESARRSRKRKQAHKPEVKTRISELTVENATCLKRFSDINQKCNEAVVGNRVLKANVETMIAKVKMADGDVKRVTVLNSITTPGMQSLVRSPETSAPIQDQRYYQHPSNNHFNNLIPPNTTVDTMGTSVPMQTLADSEHMQKHTCEGASSYATGEHLGFIQRSWH, encoded by the exons ATGGATGACGATAGTTTTTTCTCAGTGGATGACGGACTCTGGTGGCCTCCCGTTTTCCTGCAAGACGATGCTGACTTTGAGCAGCTGCCAGGGATGAATCGCAGCTCATCGGAATGGGCATTCCAGCAGTATCTGCAGGAAGCCACCTCGCCCGATCATGTCATCACCACCTTGCCAGCCGATGACGTCGTTCAGATCAACGCCAACCATCACCAACCGCCGCCACCTCCCCCGCTGAATATTCCGACCGATCAACGTGAGCTCCTCAAAAGCCGCCTCGAATTGGCTTGTGCCTCCGTCGTCGCTTTGTCTTGG GCACCTAAAGGCAAGGCTCCGGAATCTAATGCAGCGGCTGATGTTGGGTCTCAGGTTTCAAATAAAG CAAATGGAAGGGATTCATCAAAGACACAAGTCAAGGATTTTAGTGAAACGGTTGGTGTACAACCTGTTCTTTCAGTTGCTCAAGTGAGGTCTACATTAAGTGGCTCTTCTAGGGATCAGCCTGATGATGATGGCAGAGAAACTGAGGCTACTCAAAATATGGACCCTGCTGATGCAAAACGCATGAGAAG ACTGATTTCGAATAGAGAATCAGCTCGCCGATCAAGGAAGAGGAAGCAGGCCCATAAGCCTGAGGTTAAGACACGG ATCTCTGAGTTAACAGTTGAAAATGCCACATGCCTCAAGCGCTTTTCAGACATAAACCAGAAGTGCAATGAAGCAGTAGTTGGCAATAGAGTTCTGAAGGCTAATGTTGAAACCATGATAGCTAAG GTGAAAATGGCAGATGGAGATGTGAAAAGAGTAACTGTCTTGAACTCAATAACCACGCCAGGCATGCAATCCTTGGTTCGCAGTCCTGAAACATCAGCACCAATACAAGATCAGCGCTACTATCAACACCCATCTAATAATCACTTTAATAACCTTATACCACCAAACACTACGGTTGACACGATGGGAACAAGTGTCCCTATGCAGACACTAGCTGACTCGGAACATATGCAGAAGCACACCTGTGAAGGAGCGAGTTCCTACGCTACTGGAGAACACTTAGGCTTCATCCAAAGATCGTGGCACTGA
- the LOC125189714 gene encoding protein FAR1-RELATED SEQUENCE 5-like produces the protein MGDSIINFDLDVFLEVNCILTNLPHVLSFDPVACVPACPDELRPYVGKKFHSLDEGIAFYEGYGRETGFDVRKCGIKSTRDVVTWQYLVCNREGLKVGIEMDKMHAQEGFITKRRRTSKRCECRGRMSLKNVSEVGFVGLGEVHMRFIWGCTKANIGPTMTFKFLNEFLGGYDTVGLTVAELRNYVHGLKTYVEGSDAQMLLDETARKNKSYPDFTYHYQLGSSNELKSFFWCDAVSKRNYQLYGDVVSFDSTYNTNRYCMILSPFTGKDNHGKPVTFGAALLSNESTEFYSWLFKQFVESMGQAPMMIVTDQDRVPRRSLENEELKKEIITCVWSEVLEPADFEAALMGIMERYELLDVEWFVTMFDNRKMWVPAYFRDFVGKV, from the exons ATGGGCGACTCGAtcatcaattttgatttggacGTTTTTCTTGAAG TCAATTGTATCTTAACTAATTTGCCTCATGTTTTATCATTTGATCCAGTTGCATGTGTGCCAGCATGCCCCGACGAACTCCGTCCTTATGTTGGTAAGAAATTCCATTCATTAGATGAGGGTATTGCCTTTTATGAAGGTTATGGGCGGGAAACTGGTTTCGATGTGCGTAAATGTGGAATCAAATCTACTAGAGATGTTGTTACGTGGCAATACCTTGTTTGTAATAGGGAGGGATTGAAGGTGGGGATTGAAATGGACAAGATGCATGCACAAGAGGGTTTTATAACCAAGCGTAGACGCACATCCAAAAGGTGTGAATGTAGGGGTCGGATGTCACTCAAGAATGTCTCTGAGGTTGGGTTTGTGGG ATTGGGTGAAGTACATATGCGATTCATATGGGGCTGCACGAAAGCCAATATTGGACCCACGATGACATTCAAATTCTTGAATGAGTTCTTGGGCGGCTATGACACTGTGGGGCTCACTGTGGCAGAACTTAGGAATTATGTCCATGGTCTCAAAACTTATGTCGAAGGTTCTGATGCACAAATGTTGTTAGATGAAACGGCAAGGAAAAATAAGTCATATCCTGATTTCACATATCACTATCAGCTTGGGTCTTCAAATGAGTTGAAATCGTTTTTCTGGTGCGACGCAGTATCTAAGAGGAATTATCAACTGTATGGTGACGTTGTCTCCTTTGACTCCACATACAATACAAATAG ATATTGCATGATATTATCTCCGTTCACGGGCAAGGACAATCATGGAAAGCCGGTGACATTTGGGGCTGCACTGTTATCCAATGAGAGCACAGAATTTTATTCATGGCTCTTCAAGCAATTTGTGGAATCCATGGGTCAAGCTCCTATGATGATCGTTACTGACCAAGACCGAG TTCCAAGAAGATCTCTAGAAAATGAAGAGTTGAAAAAAGAGATCATTACTTGTGTGTGGTCTGAGGTACTAGAGCCGGCTGATTTTGAAGCTGCATTGATGGGTATAATGGAGCGCTATGAACTTCTAGATGTCGAGTGGTTTGTAACCATGTTCGACAATAGAAAGATGTGGGTCCCTGCCTATTTTAGAGACTTTGTAGGGAAAGTATGA
- the LOC125187345 gene encoding signal recognition particle 43 kDa protein, chloroplastic, with protein MTALPSLSRLKLTPPPLSTTNAAALPLSFPLQPHLPLPLRTFSLSATLESRPPPPPNPEFTDYDEDESYGEVSRIIGSRALPGGRGMEYLIEWKDEHAPTWVPSDFIARDVVAEYETPWWNAAKKADEAALAQLIASGDGRDVDAVDSDGRTALLFVAGLGSEACVRLLAEAGADVDYRDVSGGLTALHMAAGYVKPGVAKLLVECGADVEAVDGRGRTPVQLAREILKSTPQLQFARRMGLESVVGVLEGAAYEFAEVEEVMERRGKGENEEYLVRWKDGGENEWVKARYVAEDLVADFEAGLEYAVAEGVVERREGEGGKVEYLVKWADIEEPTWEPQENVDPELIKAFQQL; from the coding sequence ATGACAGCcctcccctctctctcccGCCTCAAACTCACCCCTCCACCGCTCTCCACCACCAATGCCGCCGCCCTCCCACTATCCTTCCCCCTCCAACCCCATCTTCCCCTCCCACTCAGAACCTTCTCACTCTCCGCCACCCTCGAGAGCCGCCCCCCTCCGCCGCCCAATCCAGAATTCACCGACTACGATGAAGACGAGAGCTACGGCGAGGTCAGCCGCATCATCGGCAGCCGAGCCCTCCCGGGCGGGCGCGGGATGGAGTACCTGATCGAGTGGAAAGACGAGCACGCCCCCACGTGGGTCCCCTCCGACTTCATCGCCCGCGACGTGGTGGCGGAGTACGAGACGCCGTGGTGGAACGCCGCCAAGAAGGCCGACGAGGCCGCCCTCGCCCAGCTGATAGCCTCGGGCGACGGGAGGGACGTGGACGCCGTCGACTCCGACGGCCGCACCGCCCTCCTCTTCGTGGCCGGCCTCGGCTCCGAGGCGTGCGTGCGCCTCCTGGCCGAGGCCGGCGCGGACGTCGACTACCGCGACGTCAGCGGCGGCCTCACGGCGCTCCACATGGCGGCCGGCTACGTGAAGCCGGGCGTGGCGAAGCTGCTGGTGGAGTGCGGGGCGGACGTGGAGGCGGTGGATGGTCGGGGGCGGACGCCGGTGCAGCTGGCGCGGGAGATATTGAAGTCGACGCCGCAGCTGCAGTTCGCGAGGAGGATGGGGCTGGAGAGCGTGGTGGGGGTGCTGGAGGGGGCTGCGTACGAGTTCGCGGAGGTGGAGGAGGTGATGGAGAGGAGGGGGAAAGGGGAGAATGAGGAGTATCTGGTGAGGTGGAAGGATGGAGGGGAGAATGAGTGGGTGAAGGCGAGGTACGTGGCGGAGGATTTGGTGGCGGATTTTGAGGCGGGGCTTGAGTATGCGGTGGCGGAGGGGGTGGTGGAGCGGCGGGAGGGGGAGGGAGGGAAGGTGGAGTATTTGGTGAAGTGGGCGGATATTGAGGAGCCTACTTGGGAGCCTCAAGAGAATGTTGATCCTGAGTTGATCAAGGCGTTTCAACAACTATAG